In one Myotis daubentonii chromosome 1, mMyoDau2.1, whole genome shotgun sequence genomic region, the following are encoded:
- the LOC132226392 gene encoding U6 snRNA-associated Sm-like protein LSm3 produces MTDDVEQQQTTNTVEEPLDLIRLSLDERIYVKMRDDRELRGRLHAYDQHLNMVLGDVEETVTTIEIDEETYEEIYKATKRNIPMLFVRGDGVVLVAPPLRVG; encoded by the coding sequence ATGACAGATGACGTGGAACAGCAACAAACTACCAACACTGTAGAAGAGCCCCTGGATCTTATTAGGCTCAGCCTAGATGAGCGAATTTATGTGAAAATGAGAGATGACAGAGAGCTTAGAGGTAGATTACATGCTTATGATCAACATTTAAATATGGTATTGGGAGATGTGGAAGAAACTGTGACTACTATAGAAATTGATGAAGAAACATATGAAGAGATATATAAAGCAACAAAACGGAATATTCCAATGCTTTTTGTCCGGGGAGATGGTGTTGTCCTAGTTGCCCCTCCATTGAGAGTTGGTTGA